In Homo sapiens chromosome 1 genomic patch of type FIX, GRCh38.p14 PATCHES HG2515_PATCH, the sequence GGCTGTTTGTTTGAGTTGGCAGGAAGCCAATCAGATGCACTGGATCAGGGTGTCCTGTCCAAGGAGACAGGGGGCTATTTGTCTTCTCTCATGAGAGAGACAGtcgtgggaggaggagggaagcgCTTAAGAACAGGGATGGAGTAGATAGGGAAAAGATAGTCAATCAGATCTCTCAAGAGTATagtcggccgggtgcagtggctcatgcttgtaatcccagcactttgggaggccaaggagggagggtcacttgagtccaggggtttgagagcagcctgggcaagatagggagaccctgtctttacaaataatttttaaaagttagctgggtgtggtggtgcacatctgtgcaccaagctacctgagaggctgaggtgggagggatcgtttgaacctgggaggtcgaggctgcagtgcgccatgatcgtatcactgcactccagcctgggtgacagagtgagaccctgtttcaaaagaaagaaagaaagaaagaaaagtatattcAAGGTGAGCTTCCTATTATTAGATATGGCCCAAGTGAAAACCTGGAGCTTGTCTGAATTGgacagccaaggagagaggcagaAGAGGATTAGTGGAAAAAGCAGAAACTTCTAGGCTTGACTCAATGACTGTATTGTGCGTGATTTGGGGCAAGCCACCTtcctctccatctcctcctctagTAAATGTTCAGCATCCTGAGGTCTCCAGTTCTGAAAGggtatggttctttttttttttttttttgagatggtgtctcactctgttgcccaggctggagtgcagtggcacgatctcagctcactgcaacctcctcctgggttcaagcgattttcccacctcaagcctcccgaggagctgggattacaggcgcacaccaccatgcctggctaatttttgtatttttagtagagacagagtttcaccatgttggccaggctggtctcgaactcctgacctcaggtgatccgcccacttcggcctcccaaagtgttgggattataggtgtgagccatagtgcccagcctctttttttttttttttttaactcacagAACATGAAATTATATGGTTTTAATAATGCAAAGCTACTTCCATGGGGCTACAGCAGAGAGAAAATAAGGCTAAAATGGAACTTAAAGCTCAAaacatttctacatggctgtttACAGGGGCAGGTGGAGGGAGTCCTCCCTCTGcattaatagaaaacaaaaacaattgggCCTATTCGGCATTGTtggaaatgttctatgtcttGATCTGGTGGGTTTTTACCTGTGTACAATATATGTACACACGTAAAAATTCATTTAGCTGTACACATAATTTCTATGACttttttgtatgtaaattatacctcaatggaAAGGTTTTAAAATGGACTTAAttaggcccagcatggtggctcacgcctgtaatcccagcatttggggaggctgaggtgggcggattgcttgagcccaggagttcaagaccagcctgggcaacatgatgaaacctcatctctacaaaaaaatacaaaaattatcttggcgtggtggcgcacgtctgtagtcccagatgctctgaaggctgaggaaagaggaggatggcttgaacccgggaggcagagcagaggtagcagtgagccgagactgcgccactgcactccagcctgggtgacagagccagactctgtctcaaaaaaaaaaaaaaaaaaaagttaattagacgggtgtggtggtgcgcgcctgtagtcctagataatTTCGAGGCTAAgggggaagatctcttgagcccaggtgttcgaggctgcagtgagctatgattgggccactgcactcctactTGGGCAACAGATAGAggccttgtcttaaaaaaaaaattttaaaaaggccgggcacggtggctcacgcctgtaatcccagcactttgggaggccgaggcaggcggatcaccaggtcaggagatcgagaccatcctggttaacacggggaaaccccgtctctacttaaaatacaaaaaattagccgggtgtggtggtgggtgcctgtagtcccagctacttgggaggctgaggcagaagaatggcatgaacccgggagtcggagcttgcagtgagccaagatcgtgccaccgcactccagcctgagcgacagtgcgagactccgtctcaaaaaaaaaaaaaaaaaaaaaaaaaagacttgagagAAAGTGAATTTCCATCCAGGAAGATTAAGGATCCCCTTCTGAGTACTTTAAAAAGGTTATCTATTTGTGCTGAGGGAAGAGGTAGAATATTAGGGAACCAATAAGATAACTTCTCTTTTGGAGAGGTTTCCAAAGTCCTTCTGTCCTCAGAAATTCTCATGTTCCTCCCCAGGGACAGAAAAATCCTCCTTGCTGTCTAATCTCCATCTCTCCTATTGCAATGCTAGCCACtccctctgccctcatggagcccaGCCTTTCCCCTGGCCTCAGACAAAATCTCTTTAGAGCCCTGTAATTTGGAGTGTTGAGAGAGATTCCATTTCAACCTTTTCACCATCCGTTCTCTGCCCCTCACCCTATTCTCTTCTTCTTGGGGATGTCAATTCCTGTTCTGAGCCCGCCCCCCACCCAGGCCCTTTTCCGGTGGTATGTGCCAGCCGGTCCTGCATCCCACATCCCCAGCTGTTGACATTTCATTGCCATTACCCACAGAATAAAGAAAGGGGCCCTGTTATTCAACAATAGGGGAAAAGACAGAGACAATGGGAAATTGTGCTTCCGATGGGGTGGGGACTGAGAAGGaaaggacagacagacagacagacaggggGTTGTACAGAAGAGGTCCGGTTTCTTGAAGCAGCTGGAAGTCCTGGATAGTTCCCACCTGAAAGTCTGTTTGCAAAGGCAATGCGCACTCAGGCACCAGAGGGCAGAGGTGAGTACTCtgttgtggggagaggggagatggGGATGCTGCTTAGATGAGGCGCATATGGAAAGGGAGGCAGCTCGAGCTTGGCAGTTATGGATCTTTGAGCCACATTTAGAGttcatccccatccccatcagTCCAACACCTTCATATCCACCGATCAATCTACACCTCTCTGGTTCAAAGGCATCGAGAAAAAATGAAGCACCTCACTTTCTGCACTCTTCCAGGTCATCATTCCTGGGTTGCTCCCTTTATTCCACTCCCCTTCATGGGTTCCCAGCCCTCATCCCAACCCCAGCATCTTCCCCTGGTCCCGGAATAGTGATTTCCACAGATATAGTCACAGGGCTGGACACAGGTCTCTTAACATGGCTTAGTGGActgatgggggtgggggtcgTTCTTGGCACCTTGGCTTCTTCTTTGAGCACAGGACAGAAGCTTTTCCTCAAAGGTGCAAAAGGAGCAACTGTGTTGAACAGGGGCTCAAGTTCCAGGGTTTTAAGGTGCTTGGAACTCCCAGGAGCCTGGCAAACCTTCATCCAGAACCTCTTCCTCAAGCAAGACAAAAAGCTGCTAAGCACTGCTCCCTCCGTCTCTGTGAAGAGACCAGCTTCTAACAGGTAGGCAATGGGCTGCTGACTACTCTCATTTTCTGTAAGAGGTATGAAGAGCATGTGTGTGCACTGTTTTGAAATGCAGAAATATAGATTAGTGATTAAGCGCTTGAGCCTCACTGTCAGATCTGTATTCAAATCCCAGCAAACCCTtcctcttactagctgtgtgacctcattTCCTAAAATAGGTGCACCTTGGTTTCAGCATGTGTACAGTAGGATTTATAATTGTTTCTGCCTCAGGATTGCTGGGaggagtaaatataaaaatatacatgtaaagtgcttagagcagTGTCAGGCACATTCAATTTTAAACGTGTTCATTTGAGCTATCATTATTGTTGGTCTCAGTCAATCTCAGTCCTCACGATCATTCTTACTTATCAAGTTCTCCTATAAAGAAGTGGTTCTCTTGCTCATGTTCGCATCCCAGATACTTTCACCTTTAACCACTGAGAAGTTTTCTATGCATAACCTCCGTTTCTCCTACTGCAAACTGGTCTTTGGTCCTCATTTGCAGAAAGATGGAGCTCCATTCTTTAGATTTCTGGCAACTTCTCAGGGTGCTTCCTCCATCTCCCCATTCCCCATCCCATCTTCCCATGAATCCTTAATGTAAGTTCATTAAACCATACACACTTAtttagcacctactatgtaccagaaaCTATGCTGGGAACTGGAGATAACAGCTAACACATAGACAGCACTTATTACATTCCAGACACTATTTCAAGCATTTTGCgtatatcaatttatttattcctcacaactACTCAGTGAGGTAGGTGTGCTATTATTCCCCACATTTCActgatgaggacactgaggcagagagaggttaaggaacttgtgCATGATAATTAACTTATGCATAGTCATGCAATTAGGAAATAGAGTAGCCAGATTTGGAAAACGAATGCAGTGAAGTCAagaagtcttcattttttttttttttttttttgagacaaggtcttgctctatcccctaggctggagtgcagtggcacaatcttggctcactgcagcctccacctcctggtttcaagcgattctcctgcctcagcctcccgagtagctggaattacaggtgcatgccaccacgcccagctgaatttcgtatttttagtagagacagggtttcaccatgatggccaggctggtcttgaactcctaatctcaagtaatccacccgcctcagccttccagtgttgggattacaggtgtgacccactgtgcctggcccagtccaatttttttttttaaggtcagagggataagaatgatacaataggtgctggaggcgatggctcacacctgtaatctcagcattttgggaggccaaggagcgtggatcacctgaggtccggagttctcaagaccagcctggccaacatggtgaaaccctgtttctactacaaatacaaaaattagcccggagtggtggtgggtgcctgtagtcccagctactcaggagaatcgcttgaacccgggaggtggaggttgcagtgagctgagatggtgccattgcactccagcctgggcaacaagagtgaaactccctctcagaaaaaagaaaaaaaaaaaaaaaaagaatgttacaaTAAAGgaggagctgggtgcagtggctcaaacttgggaggctgaagtgggagcattgcttgagcccaggaattgggcAACCTAGTAAGACCCTGTatctgattaaaaaattttttttaccgggaggtggagcttgcagtgatccaagatcgtgccactgtgctccagcctgggcaacagagcgagactccatctagaaaaaaaaaacacaaaacaaatttaaaggggGGAATAACTACAGTACTGAAATAGATAATTGCATTtgaagtagtttttaaaaataactttataattttatattttttaacttcataATTTCTGTATCTATATGTGGATACATATTATGTTCAAATTCACACTGTTAAGTTTAGGTGCTAATAAAAGTACTTGTAAGACAAAAAaagtcctggctgggtgtggtggctcatgcttgtaatcccagcattctgggaggccaagacagattacttgagcccaggagttcaagaccagcctgggcaacattctgaaactccatctctacaaaaaatagaaaagaaaaaaatttagtggGGTTtcatggtgtgcgcctgtagtcccagctactcaggaggctgagatgggaggatggcttgagtctgggagggcgaggctgcagtaagccatgatcataccactgcactccagtctgggcgagagagtaaaaccctgtctcaaaaaaaaaaaggtccgcAGTCCAGCAGATCACAGTGCACTACAGTGTGGCAAACTGGGGGTGGGTAAAGGTTTCCCAAAGGAGGTGAGGCCTGTGCGACCAATGCAGgcacaaaggaaaggaaatgaatgcAAACTTGGACTGTGTGGGAAACTGCCAGAAATCCAGCATGTCAGGGGAACAGTGCAGAGGCCAAAGTGGTTAAGAGGCGAGGCGGGGACCATGCTGGAGGTGCAGGGAGCAACTGGATTATAGACAGCCTTGGAAGCTGTGGTTATGAGATTGGATTTTATCCTCAGGGCAACTGGGAGTCACTTTCAAGCAGGAGAGtgacaaggccaggcacggtggctcacgcctgctgtaatcccagcaccagccttgtcaacacagcatgaccttgtctctactaaaaacttaaaaagaaacaattagctgggtgtggtggcacatgtctgtagttccagctactcaggaggctgaaatgggaggatcacctggagCTGGAAgttaggggctgcagtgagccatgatcatgccacgggactccagcctggaccatggagcaacactctgtctcaaaaaaataaataaataaataaataaataaataaataaataaataaaataaaaaagcaggagAGTGATAAGATCATTTTGACTCTGGCTTCAAGATGGAGAATGGGTGTTGGGAGAGGATAGAGACGAGCTGGCAGTCCAGATGGCAAGCTTGGGAAGTAGCACTTGTGATGAGGGGGACAGGTAGAGAAGATGCTAAATTAGTACCTGCAGGCTGAGAGGatgtgacagaggaagagagggagaggaaggggattGCTACTGCCTTCTTCCCCTCATCACCTTCATTTTGTCACCAACCCCTTTTCTCTGCCCCAGTGGCTTCCAGCTGGACAGTCCCTTCTAGGATCTCTGATGGGAGTTCACCCACAACCCTGCTCTTCCCCACCCTTTTGCCCCAGTCCTAAGAACTGCCCACTCTTTGTGCCCTGCAGACGGTGCCGGGCTGACCCCCCATCATGCCAGGCTGGCTCACCCTCCCCACACTCTGCCGCTTCCTTCTTTGGGCCTTCACCATCTTCCACAAAGCCCAAGGAGACCCAGGTAAGACCCCAGCCCAGGCCAGAATCTGGGGGAGGCTTGGGGAGACTGCAAgggtggggaaaggggaaagggcagTTGTTGCAGGTACCCAGGGACTGAAAGTCATTGCTGAGAAGGCAATGGAGGAGAGGGTTGGGGGGCTCTGGAGAAAGCATTTGGGGAGCAGGGTCTGATGGGCACTTGGGGCAGTGAGGATTGGGGGTTCCTGCCACTGTGGCCCCCTCTGCCCAGCATCCCACCCGGGCCCCCACTACCTCCTGCCCCCCATCCACGAGGTCATTCACTCTCATCGTGGGGCCACGGCCACGCTGCCCTGCGTCCTGGGCACCACGCCTCCCAGCTACAAGGTGCGCTGGAGCAAGGTGGAGCCTGGGGAGCTCCGGGAAACGCTGATCCTCATCACCAACGGACTGCACGCCCGGGGGTATGGGCCCCTGGGAGGGCGCGCCAGGATGCGGAGGGGGCATCGACTAGACGCCTCCCTGGTCATCGCGGGCGTGCGCCTGGAGGACGAGGGCCGGTACCGCTGCGAGCTCATCAACGGCATCGAGGACGAGAGCGTGGCGCTGACCTTGAGCTTGGAGGGTGAGGCCCTTCCGCTCCCGCCCCATTCCTGTGTAGCAGCGGGTCCGCCTCGCCTGGGTCTCCCAGGGCTCCTTCCCAGTATCTCCTCCGCACCCCTGGGGACCCCAGCTCCCTCTCCCAGGCCGCGCCGCCCTTCCTCCCCCTCCGCTCCCATCCGCTGGCCCTCCCCAGGATCCCCGCCACCCCCTAGGTGTGGTGTTTCCGTACCAACCCAGCCGGGGCCGGTACCAGTTCAATTACTACGAGGCGAAGCAGGCGTGCGAGGAGCAGGACGGACGCCTGGCCACCTACTCCCAGCTCTACCAGGGTGAGCGGCCGAACCCAGCACTTCCCAAGCCCCGCGGAGCTGTCTCAGGGGCCCGAGAGAGGGCGCCAGGCGAGCTCAGTCTGGCTCCTGCCTATGACGCCTCTTATCCCCGACCTCCGCCGTCTCCCGCCAGCTTGGACCGAGGGTCTGGACTGGTGTAACGCGGGCTGGCTGCTCGAGGGCTCCGTGCGCTACCCTGTGCTCACCGCACGCGCCCCGTGCGGCGGCCGAGGCCGGCCCGGGATCCGCAGCTACGGACCCCGCGACCGGATGCGCGACCGCTACGACGCCTTCTGCTTCACCTCCGCGCTGGCGGGTGAGGCGCGGGACGAAGGCAGGGTCTTGGGGAGGGGTCTGAAAAATGTGGGGGACGAGGAGTGGACCTCAGCTTGAGATCAGGGCAGGGTCTCCGGGTCCCTCCAAGGCACCGCCCCCCCATCAGCCCGCCCGCCCGCCCAGGCTCCAGCTCACCTCTCCAAACCCTCCCTGCACTTTTGCCTCGATCCCCCAACTCCTCTTACCCAAGCTCGATCCAGCACCTCTGCGGTCCCGCACCccaactccgcctcctgggtgtcAGCCGCCCCTCTCCGCCCACCCTGCCCTCGGTCGGTGACCCGCTGTGGTCCCCAGGCCAAGTGTTCTTCGTGCCCGGGCGGCTGACGCTGTCTGAAGCCCACGCGGCGTGCCGGCGACGCGGCGCCGTGGTGGCCAAGGTTGGGCACCTCTACGCCGCCTGGAAGTTTTCGGGGCTAGACCAGTGCGACGGCGGCTGGCTGGCTGACGGCAGTGTGCGCTTCCCAATCACCACGCCGAGGCCGCGCTGCGGGGGGCTCCCGGATCCCGGAGTGCGCAGTTTCGGCTTCCCCAGGCCCCAACAGGCAGCCTATGGGACCTACTGCTACGCCGAGAATTAGGCGCCCACCGTGTCCCCTCCAGCGCGCGCGAAGAAGCTTGGGAGTCGTGGCGGGGGTCTCTCGCCACCCCTTTCCGGAGAGCCTCCCCTCCCTCCAGACCCGGAGCGGCCTCTCCAGACCTGCCTTCCCAGCCGGGGGCTGCGGGCCTCGGACCCCGGCTGGCCCGGCGGCGGGGAGGGGAGGCGGGGGCGCCTCCGGCGGCGAGATGCAGAGGTGACCCTCGGACCCGCTGCCGTTCGCGAACCCTAGCAGAGGACTCAGCCACCGCCGGGGGGAGGGTGAGGCGGCCGGGGGCATTAACTGACCTCTGAGTACAGCAATAAAATAACCTGGGGATCTTTTGTGTTGGGTGGAGCTGTAAGAGCTGCGAGGcgtggaggggtgtgtgtgtgtgtgtgtgcacgctcaTGTCGGGGCTGATGACCCGGGATCCTGCGTGCCCACTGAGCACCTAAGACAGGGTAAGGGGCAGGGCTGTTGCTGTTAAGGGATGGGTCAGCGGAAGAGCGGGAGTGCGGCCGGAGGGCACCAATAGgccaagggagagagagaagtggagaCGTAGTGGGCGCCTGGCCCAGGACCCACGCAGAACCCAGCATGTTGTTGCGCCAGGCGCCACGCGGGGGCGCCGCACACTCACCTAAGATTAGTTCAAATCTGCCAGGGGCGCCccatgccaccaggcccacccTATGTGCCCCAGATAACAAATATAAGACAActtaaacatatttcaaaatgtgcAGGCTGCAGACCTCCCTGAAGCGTTTGCGGGGACTACTGTTAAAGATAGGAAAGTCATATTGTTGCTAGAATTGACAGGAAATTAACCT encodes:
- the HAPLN2 gene encoding hyaluronan and proteoglycan link protein 2 isoform X2, which produces MRTQAPEGRGQKLFLKGAKGATVLNRGSSSRVLRCLELPGAWQTFIQNLFLKQDKKLLSTAPSVSVKRPASNRRCRADPPSCQAGSPSPHSAASFFGPSPSSTKPKETQLQGALEQGGAWGAPGNADPHHQRTARPGVWAPGRARQDAEGASTRRLPGHRGRAPGGRGPVPLRAHQRHRGRERGADLELGG
- the HAPLN2 gene encoding hyaluronan and proteoglycan link protein 2 isoform X1 yields the protein MPGWLTLPTLCRFLLWAFTIFHKAQGDPASHPGPHYLLPPIHEVIHSHRGATATLPCVLGTTPPSYKVRWSKVEPGELRETLILITNGLHARGYGPLGGRARMRRGHRLDASLVIAGVRLEDEGRYRCELINGIEDESVALTLSLEGVVFPYQPSRGRYQFNYYEAKQACEEQDGRLATYSQLYQAWTEGLDWCNAGWLLEGSVRYPVLTARAPCGGRGRPGIRSYGPRDRMRDRYDAFCFTSALAGQVFFVPGRLTLSEAHAACRRRGAVVAKVGHLYAAWKFSGLDQCDGGWLADGSVRFPITTPRPRCGGLPDPGVRSFGFPRPQQAAYGTYCYAEN